A single Pyxicephalus adspersus chromosome 8, UCB_Pads_2.0, whole genome shotgun sequence DNA region contains:
- the BAP1 gene encoding ubiquitin carboxyl-terminal hydrolase BAP1: MNKGWLELESDPGLFTLLVEDFGVKGVQVEEIYDLQSKCPGPVYGFIFLFKWIEERRSRRKVSTLLDDTSVMEEDVVNNMFFAHQLIPNSCATHALLSVLLNCSGVHLGPTLSRIKDFTKGFSPESKGYAIGNAPELAKAHNSHARPEPRHLPEKQNGISAVRTMEAFHFVSYVPIKGRLFELDGLKVYPIDHGPWAEDEEWTDKARRVIMERIGLATAGEPYHDIRFNLMAVVPDRRLKYESRLNILKMNRQTVLEALQQLIRVTQPELIQTQKSTDSQNNEDTKPNTKSASNQETSRVNSQSNASDVSGDAAGSIQRGPIPNTYSKLNAVPHNGSTTTTQPPRLPAFLDNHNYAKSPMQEEEDLAAGVGRSRGLPPPSPDSDEDEDEEAETSTRPTTLPGFKRRISESIPPPPGPELPASVLVEKLKETQRELCSPLSIKTGAPTAPHSQPSPTPSNESTDTASEIGSAFNSPLRSPLRSANTTRPSSPVTSHLSKVLFGEEEPLSRLDSVRYNRAVRELGPLVGAGILHLTKDGHLCTLSRNDSGKVSPKIKTEDGSENSDAPRGDRFSPKELLALLKCVEAEIATSEACLREELEKRKKFKIDDQRRTHNYDEFICAFISMLAQEGMLASLVEQNISVRRRQGVSIGRLHKQRKPDRRKRSRPYKAKRQ; the protein is encoded by the exons CCTCTTCAAATGGATCGAGGAGCGGCGTTCCCGCAGGAAAGTCTCCACCCTGCTGGATGACACATCTGTCATGGAAGAGGATGTGGTGAACAATATGTTCTTTGCTCACCAG CTGATCCCAAATTCCTGTGCCACCCATGCCCTCCTGAGTGTGTTACTAAACTGTAGTGGCGTTCATCTAGGGCCAACGCTGAGCCGCATCAAGGATTTCACTAAAGGCTTCAGCCCGGAG agtAAAGGTTATGCCATTGGAAATGCTCCTGAACTGGCCAAAGCTCATAACAGTCATGCAAG GCCAGAGCCACGTCACCTACCCGAGAAGCAGAATGGAATCAGTGCTGTGCGCACCATGGAAGCGTTTCATTTTGTCAGTTATGTTCCCATTAAGGGTAGGCTTTTTGAGCTGGATGGCCTGAAGGTCTACCCTATTGATCATG GCCCCTGGGCGGAGGATGAGGAGTGGACAGACAAAGCACGCCGGGTGATAATGGAGCGAATCGGTCTGGCCACAGCGGG GGAACCGTATCACGACATTCGATTTAATCTGATGGCCGTGGTGCCAGACCGAAGGCTTAAATATGAGAGTCGGCTGAATATTCTGAAGATGAACAGACAGACCGTGCTGGAGGCCTTGCAGCAG TTGATCCGGGTGACCCAGCCAGAGCTCATTCAGACTCAAAAGTCCACAGATAGTCAGAATAACGAGGATACAAAACCCAATACGAAGTCTGCCTCTAACCAGGAGACATCTCGTGTGAATTCTCAGAGTAACGCTTCAG ATGTGAGCGGTGATGCAGCAGGTTCTATCCAGAGAGGACCCATCCCTAATACGTACAGCAAACTGAATGCCGTTCCACATAACGGGAGCACAACCACTACCCAACCCCCTCGGCTACCGGCTTTCTTGGACAACCACAACTACGCCAAATCCCCAATGCAG GAGGAAGAAGATTTGGCTGCAGGTGTTGGCCGATCCCGAGGACTCCCACCACCCTCTCCAGATTCTGATGAAGATGAAGACGAGGAGGCTGAGACCTCCACAAGACCAACAACTCTTCCTGG GTTCAAAAGAAGAATTTCAGAGTCTATCCCACCACCTCCTGGGCCAGAGCTACCTGCCAGCGTTTTGGTAGAGAAGTTAAAAGAAACTCAGCGAGAATTATGCTCCCCGCTCTCTATAAAGACCGGAGCCCCCACAGCACCCCATTCCCAACCATCTCCCACCCCCAGCAATGAGAGCACAGACACCGCCTCAGAAATTGGAAGCGCTTTTAACTCCCCGCTGCGTTCGCCTCTGAGGTCAGCGAACACCACCAGACCCTCCAGCCCTGTCACCTCGCACCTTTCCAAGGTGCTTTTTGGGGAGGAGGAGCCACTTTCACGGTTGGATAGTGTTCGGTATAACCGTGCAGTGCGGGAACTTGGACCCCTGGTTGGTGCTGGGATTCTGCACCTCACCAAGGATGGGCATCTTTGCACATTGAGCCGTAATG ATTCTGGAAAAGTTTCCCCAAAAATCAAAACGGAGGATGGCAGCGAGAATTCTGATGCGCCAAGGGGAGATAGGTTCTCACCTAAG gagCTTCTGGCTTTGCTGAAATGTGTAGAAGCTGAAATTGCCACATCAGAGGCCTGTCTGAGGGAGGAGCTGGAGAAACGCAAGAAATTCAAG ATTGATGATCAGAGAAGGACCCACAACTATGATGAATTCATCTGTGCATTCATCTCGATGCTGGCCCAGGAAG GTATGCTGGCAAGTCTTGTGGAGCAGAACATTTCGGTCAGGAGGCGGCAGGGGGTCAGCATCGGCCGCCTGCACAAACAGAGGAAGCCCGACCGCCGCAAGCGCTCCCGACCATACAAAGCCAAACGGCAGTAA